DNA from Kitasatospora acidiphila:
CCCCGGGTAAAAGCAAACCCCGCTGAACCGGAGGTGCGGCAGTCGCTGAGCAGCACCGTGGAGACGTCCGGCGTCACCGCGGCACGGTGGCGGGCCTGAGCGCCTGGCGGTGCCCTGGAACTCGGTCCCCCTCACCCACGCCCTGAGCTACCGTGCGGGGCGCGCGGTGCCCGGATGAGGAGGATGAGTAGTAGGGGGACGAGGTGACGAGCGCGGTGGACGCGGCAGACGACAGGCCCGGTCTCCAGCCGATTCGAACGTCGGTCTCCTCGATCTGGCGAGGATCGCCCGCCTGTTTCTCGACGAGGTGCCCATGGCGGCCGGCGAAGCACGGGAGCTCGCCCCTCAAGGGCGCAGCCTCGACGTCTCCCTCATCCGCCGCCTGCGGTACGCGAAGAGCCTGGCGTTCCCAGCGCTCCTGGCCATGCGGAGCGCCTGCGGCTACGAGTTCGACGAACACCTGAAGGAGTGGGCGGACCTGCTCCCCCTGCTCCCGTAACCCCTTGATCGTCGGGCAAGGTCAGGCACCGGTGGCGCCGGCGGAGCGGAGCGAGCGGCCGAGGTCTCCGGTGAGGGTGCGCGGGTGTCGTCGCCACCACCACAGGTCGGGGTGTGGGATTCCGTGGAACCGGTCGAGGGCCAGGCCGTCGTCATGGACCGTGGCAGCAAGGAACCGGCTGTCCAGTTGCTTGATTCTCGAGGTCCAGATCAGGACGGTGTGGTCGTCCAGCAGCAGCCATGCCTCGTGCAGCCAGTTTCGGCAGTAGAGGTCGTTTGTGTACTCCTCGATCGAGTCGTCGTAGCCGCGCTCGACCTCGCCGACCAGCCAGGCCCACTTGTCCACCATCTCCGCGACGGTGAACGCCTTGCGCCAGCCGCGTTGGTGCAGCCGTTCGCCGACCACTGCCTCGTTACCGGGACTCATCGTCGTCAACGTAAGACCCCGTGGTGATGCCCGACAATCCGAGGCCAGGACTCCAGGGGCCGCGCTAGGGTCCGTCAATGCGCCTCTACCTCTCGTCTTTCCGCATCGGCGACCACCCGGACAGGCTGCTCGGGCTGCTCGGGGCGGGGCCCGGGGAGATCGCCGTGATCGCGAATGCCATGGACTCCGCGCCGGCCGAGGTTCGCCGAGCCGGTGTCGAGCTTGAGATGAGCGCCTTGGCCGGGCTCGGCTTCCGGCCCCGGGAGCTTGATCTCCGGGAGTTCTTCGACCGACCCGGGGGCGAGGTCGACTCCGTGCTCGCCGCGTTCCCGGCTGTCTGGGTCCGTGGCGGCAATGCGTTCGTGCTGCGGTACGCGATGGCCCGCAGCGGGGCTGACGCCGCACTGATCGCGCGGCTTCGCGAGGACTCGATCGTCTACGCGGGATACAGTGCCGGTGCCTGTGTGCTGGCGCCGAGCCTGGGCGGCCTGGAGCTCTGCGACGTCCCGCGGCACGTCACCGAGACCTGGGGCGGTGAGCCGGTCTGGGACGGGCTGGGCATCCTCGACCACGCTTTCGTCCCGCACGTCGATTCCCCCGGGCACCACGAGACGGAGCTCTGTGGGCGAGTCGCCGAGCACTACCGGGCGAACGGCACCCCGCACCGCACCCTGCGTGACGGGCAAGTCCTCCTGATCGACGGGGACGAAGCGGGAATCAAGGCGGGAATCATCTGACGCCGAGGGGGAGTTCGATGGAGATCACCGGGTTCGACACCAACTGCTTCCTGTTTGATTCCTCGTTCGGGGAGCAAATCGTTCGGTTCATTGAGGCCCAGTGCGAGAGGTGGCCGTCGCTCTACTTCAACTGTGCGCCAGTCGCCGAGTCGTTCGGCCCCGAGTGGTGCTTGGAGGTCAACCCCGGGGCGGAGTATGCGGACCACCTGACGTTTTCGAGCGGGCCCGAGATGGAGAACTTCTGGGAGGAGAACGGATACGCCCTGGACTCCAACGGGGAGGGGCCGTTCGCGGTCTTCTACAGCTTTCACCCGTCGGGGATCACTGCTCGGCTGCGAGACGTCGAGGTCGAGGGCGGGGCCGAGGGCGGGGAGTTCGCGGCGCGGCTCGAAGGAAGTGAGTTGATGCTGCCCGAGTTCTTCGTCGCGTCGCTCGTGCTGCCGGGCGACCCGGCGCAGGACGCGTTCTCACTGGGCGTCCTGGCGGACTTCCGGCGCGTCTTCGGACGGCAAGGGGGCTGAGCGGAGGCCTCGGCCGGTTGCGCGCTCGCAGGCGATGCGGGTCAGCCATTCGCTTGGTCGGCTACTGTCCGTGCGGTCCGATGAACAGGCAGGCCAGGAAGGTCATTTGAGTATGACGGCGGTGGGCAGGAATGCACTGCGAGCTGCGCTCGAGGAGGCGATCGACCGGGCGCGGGGCGGTGATCAGGCCGCGGTGGAGCGGGCCGGGGAGTTGTTCGAGGAGGCGGACTACTGGATCAGGTTCGAGCTGAACAGGGAGTACGCGGGGCTGGGGGAACCGCAGCGGGAGCGGGTCGCGGCTTGTCTGGTGCAGCAGGCCAACGACAACCTCGGGTTGCCGCGGAGCGTCACCGCACGCATCAACGCCCTGGCGGACCTTGGCCCCACCCAGTTCCCACGGGCGCGCCAGCTGCTGCGGTCGGCTTCGGAGCGGCACATCCTGGGCGCGTTCCGCCGGCCGGTGAAGGCGATCGATCCTGCTTTCCGAGCCGCTGTGGTCGCGGAGGCGCTGCGCTCCTTGCGGGCCGATCCCGGACGGTTCCTCCCCCATCGCTCGGGCGATTGGCTGCTGCTGCGGACCGACCGCGTGGTCGACGAACTCGCCGCCTGCGGAGCGGACGTGGTGGAACAGCTGGGTACCGCCCTCGAAGAACTTGCGGCGTCCCCGGAGATCGCAGCGCTGCTGCGGTGGCGCGCGGCCGCCGCGCTTGAGCGGATCGACCCGGGCGCCGGCCGGTCCGCCGCAGCACAGTTGACCGAGGCCGGGGTCCAGGATCCTGGCGAGCCCGGCCTCGACGCCGGCGTGGTGGCACGAGTGAACGATGCCTGGCAGCGCATCGAGGCCCACCTGCAGGTCCACAGCCCTGAGCTCCTGGACCGGCTGGGCCCGCCGCTGTCACCGCAGGATGCCGCGATCTGCCGCCAAGTCCTCGGCATACCCGATGCGTTCACCGCCTCTCTCGCCCGCCACCGGAGCGTCTGGCTGCGTGAGGAGTTCGACTACGAGGACATCCGCCGCCACCTCGACGACTTCTTCGACGACAGCTGGTACAACCACGGCGACTGGGGAGACCTCAACGACCTGGTCTTCGATGACGAGTGGCTGGAAAGCCTGTGCGCTTACGCCGAGCGGCTGGAAGCCTCGGTCTAGCAGCAGGGGCATTGCCTGGCACCGCCAACTCATGGGTGAGTTGGCGGGGTTGGCTCCGCGGGGCTCAGGAGCTGGGCGCGAGGGCAAGTCCACCCACAGCCCGAGCGGCGGCGAGTGCATCGAGTGGGCCCGGGCGTACGTCGCACTCGCGTCGTCCGCGTCCGCGACTCCAAGAGCCCCGACGGCCCCGCCCTCGCCTTCACCCCCGAGGAGTTCGCCGCCTTCGTCCAGGCCGTCAAGCACCGCACCCTGCGCTGACCAGAGCCAACCGAGCGTATGCGTAGCATTTCCCCGGCGTGTCCGCCCACCCGCCCGGAACGGCCGACCTAACGTGGCTTCCGCCCTGGCGATCCAGGGCGGATCCGCAGGCGGGCGCCCCTGTCGATGCATCAACACCAGTGAAGTCCCAAAGGAAAGTGCAACGACATGGCATTCAGGAAGACGCTGGGCGCGATCGGCACCACGACGATCCTCGCCTTCGCGGCCGTCGGCGCGTTCAGCCCGGTCGCGAACGCGGCGGACGAGCCGCTGGCGACCATCCAGGCGCAGCCCGTCGGCGCGAGCTCGTACGCTTCGACGGCCACGCCCTCGACCGCGACGGCCACGCCGAGCGACCCGTCGGCCACCGCGGCGGAGGCGGAGCCGGCGGTCTCCGGTGAGGCCCACGCGCCGCAGACCCTCAGCTGTTGGAACGGCCGCACCAGCGGGGCCTGGTTCTACGAGACGTGCAACGGCAACAGCTACCGCCCCTACGTCGACTGCTCGAACGGCGTTCGCTACATCTCCAGCGTGTACTACGGCGGCGAGTGGAACTTCGGGCTCAAGTGCCCGGTCGGCAACGCCGTCTGGGGCGGCGCGATCGGCAACTGACCCCGGCTGACAGCTGGCTCCATCTGACAGCTGAACCCACATGACGTGTCCCGGCTCCCACTTGGAGGGGGGTCGGGGCACCGGCACGTTCTGACACCCGTCAGGCGGCCTCGAAGCCCGCGTGCCCGGCGATCTTCTTCAGTTCGGCGAGCGCGTGCTTCTCGATCTGGCGGATCCGCTCACGCGTCAGACCGTGCTGCTTGCCGACCTCGGTGAGGGTGCGCTCGCGGCCGTCCTCCATGCCGTAGCGGGAGCGGATGATGGAGGCGGTGCGATCGTCGAGCCGGCCGATCAGGTCGTCCAGCTCCTCGCGGCGCAGCATCACCATCACCGCGTCCTCCGGGGAGACGGCTCCGGTGTCCTCGACGAGGTCGCCGAACTGGGTCTCGCCCTCGTCGTCGACGGCCATGTTGAGGCTGACCGGGTCACGCGCCCAGTCGAGCACGTCCTTGATGCGCTCCTCGGTGGTGTCGAGCTCGGCCGCGATCTCGGCGGGCTCGGCCTCGCGGCCCAGCTCCTTGGACTTCTCGCGCTGCACCCGGCGGATCCGGCCGAGCTCCTCCACCAGGTGGACGGGCAGCCGGATGGTGCGCGACTGGTCGGCGATCGAGCGGGTGATCGCCTGGCGGATCCACCAGGTCGCGTAGGTGGAGAACTTGAAGCCCTTGGCGTAGTCGAACTTCTCCACCGCGCGGACC
Protein-coding regions in this window:
- a CDS encoding Type 1 glutamine amidotransferase-like domain-containing protein — its product is MRLYLSSFRIGDHPDRLLGLLGAGPGEIAVIANAMDSAPAEVRRAGVELEMSALAGLGFRPRELDLREFFDRPGGEVDSVLAAFPAVWVRGGNAFVLRYAMARSGADAALIARLREDSIVYAGYSAGACVLAPSLGGLELCDVPRHVTETWGGEPVWDGLGILDHAFVPHVDSPGHHETELCGRVAEHYRANGTPHRTLRDGQVLLIDGDEAGIKAGII
- a CDS encoding SMI1/KNR4 family protein, yielding MRVSHSLGRLLSVRSDEQAGQEGHLSMTAVGRNALRAALEEAIDRARGGDQAAVERAGELFEEADYWIRFELNREYAGLGEPQRERVAACLVQQANDNLGLPRSVTARINALADLGPTQFPRARQLLRSASERHILGAFRRPVKAIDPAFRAAVVAEALRSLRADPGRFLPHRSGDWLLLRTDRVVDELAACGADVVEQLGTALEELAASPEIAALLRWRAAAALERIDPGAGRSAAAQLTEAGVQDPGEPGLDAGVVARVNDAWQRIEAHLQVHSPELLDRLGPPLSPQDAAICRQVLGIPDAFTASLARHRSVWLREEFDYEDIRRHLDDFFDDSWYNHGDWGDLNDLVFDDEWLESLCAYAERLEASV
- a CDS encoding DUF397 domain-containing protein, with protein sequence MGPGVRRTRVVRVRDSKSPDGPALAFTPEEFAAFVQAVKHRTLR
- a CDS encoding sigma-70 family RNA polymerase sigma factor codes for the protein MATRAVVRDRADRTRTARPTNLEADRDLVGMYLDEIARTPLLDAAEEVELSLRIEAGVYAQHLLERADDGEAPLPEGVTREELEAIAADAERAKDVFIRSNLRLVVAVARRYPRSGLPLLDLIQEGNAGLVRAVEKFDYAKGFKFSTYATWWIRQAITRSIADQSRTIRLPVHLVEELGRIRRVQREKSKELGREAEPAEIAAELDTTEERIKDVLDWARDPVSLNMAVDDEGETQFGDLVEDTGAVSPEDAVMVMLRREELDDLIGRLDDRTASIIRSRYGMEDGRERTLTEVGKQHGLTRERIRQIEKHALAELKKIAGHAGFEAA